One region of Funiculus sociatus GB2-C1 genomic DNA includes:
- a CDS encoding alpha/beta hydrolase, with protein sequence MLVGGYGPDIALIDQTLAQTFNRYAVDPTKIAIAGFSDGASYALSVGITNGDLFTHVIAFSPGFMAPASQVGEPRLFISHGTRDSVLPIDVCSRKIVPQVRGASYDVVYREFDGPHTIPPAIADSALDWFTA encoded by the coding sequence GTGCTGGTCGGTGGGTACGGCCCCGATATTGCCTTAATCGACCAGACGCTGGCGCAGACGTTCAACCGCTACGCTGTAGACCCCACAAAGATTGCGATCGCGGGCTTCTCTGACGGGGCTTCCTATGCGCTTAGTGTCGGCATCACCAATGGCGACTTGTTCACCCATGTCATAGCGTTCTCGCCCGGTTTTATGGCACCAGCTTCACAGGTTGGCGAACCGCGCCTGTTCATCTCGCACGGTACGCGAGACTCTGTTTTACCGATCGATGTTTGCAGCCGTAAGATAGTGCCGCAGGTGCGGGGTGCTAGCTACGATGTGGTTTATCGGGAGTTCGACGGCCCCCACACAATTCCTCCTGCGATCGCAGACTCCGCACTGGACTGGTTCACGGCGTAG
- a CDS encoding vitamin K epoxide reductase family protein, protein MEPQQLSQELRKGQNPHMSRRRAIIGLSMLGGSMGQLVTLYQTGIVSHLPDPPGQKLFDADRVDASNYAYDKFNSPDGPIMVFTYAITAWLASAGGLDRARRNPILPIAMGIKILIDAVTNVELAREEWSENKAFCEYCQVATLCTFASLVLAAPEVMAATRTLLGRGDKDTAENTQ, encoded by the coding sequence ATGGAGCCACAACAACTAAGTCAGGAATTGCGGAAAGGACAAAACCCTCACATGAGCCGTCGGCGAGCGATTATCGGCTTGTCTATGCTGGGAGGTTCGATGGGACAGCTGGTGACGCTATACCAAACCGGGATTGTTAGCCACCTACCCGATCCTCCCGGACAAAAGCTTTTTGATGCAGACCGCGTTGACGCATCTAACTACGCTTACGACAAATTTAACTCGCCCGATGGCCCGATAATGGTGTTTACTTACGCCATCACTGCTTGGCTGGCTTCCGCTGGTGGTCTGGATCGCGCTAGGCGCAACCCGATATTACCAATTGCAATGGGTATAAAGATCCTGATAGATGCGGTGACGAATGTCGAGCTAGCTCGTGAAGAGTGGAGCGAGAACAAAGCATTTTGCGAGTACTGTCAAGTGGCAACGCTTTGCACGTTCGCGTCCCTAGTGTTGGCAGCGCCTGAAGTTATGGCTGCTACTCGCACCCTACTCGGACGCGGCGACAAGGACACCGCAGAGAACACACAGTAA
- a CDS encoding hemerythrin domain-containing protein produces MVTTIDDTKRMAIGERLADLRAFQSLIISNDQKLIDACPYEDVRERLQNMLSDDQKNLGIIDTVIVQYGIQSEPSAATKIFIPQFEQMMSGDEFTYYQKLIHHELMKHGQAMSGIMIHKAAQVVGADIEVAIGPLNTVNFEGRAHQEQLKGMLEQVGVREMTGQDAHQGLWARVQDAVAALSGVAGSITTQNTDKQDMNIQTLIRLDHEKVNTLFTEVGATKDPQKLQEYFGQIYKDLLTHAQAEEEVVYPKVRSFYGDDNTQELYNEQAQMKQMLDEIKAIDPANADGFRSKIKDLMDVVGDHIRQEEFTMFTAIDRNCSAEQKEQMATEFKAAKSKIQQEMSA; encoded by the coding sequence ATGGTTACAACAATAGACGATACAAAGCGGATGGCGATTGGCGAAAGATTGGCAGACCTGAGAGCCTTTCAAAGTTTAATCATCTCTAACGATCAAAAACTCATAGATGCCTGCCCTTATGAAGATGTTCGCGAACGTCTCCAAAATATGCTTTCTGATGACCAGAAAAATCTGGGCATTATAGACACTGTAATCGTTCAATACGGCATTCAATCTGAACCGAGTGCTGCAACCAAGATATTTATTCCGCAGTTTGAGCAAATGATGTCAGGTGATGAGTTTACCTATTATCAGAAACTCATTCACCACGAACTGATGAAGCATGGTCAAGCCATGAGTGGAATCATGATCCACAAAGCCGCTCAGGTTGTAGGGGCTGATATTGAAGTGGCAATTGGGCCTCTGAATACTGTCAACTTCGAGGGTCGCGCTCACCAAGAACAGCTCAAAGGGATGCTCGAACAGGTGGGAGTCCGCGAAATGACGGGTCAAGACGCACATCAGGGACTCTGGGCAAGGGTGCAAGATGCAGTTGCCGCCCTATCGGGTGTAGCTGGTAGCATAACTACCCAAAACACTGACAAGCAAGATATGAATATCCAGACCCTTATCCGGCTGGATCATGAGAAAGTGAATACACTTTTCACTGAAGTTGGAGCGACGAAAGATCCTCAAAAGCTCCAAGAGTATTTCGGGCAAATCTACAAAGATTTATTAACACACGCTCAAGCAGAAGAAGAAGTAGTGTACCCGAAAGTACGTTCGTTCTACGGCGATGACAACACTCAAGAGCTTTACAATGAGCAAGCGCAAATGAAGCAGATGCTCGATGAAATTAAGGCGATTGACCCTGCTAATGCCGACGGGTTCAGATCAAAAATTAAAGACTTGATGGATGTTGTTGGCGACCACATTCGCCAAGAAGAATTTACGATGTTCACGGCAATTGACAGAAATTGCAGCGCTGAGCAGAAAGAGCAAATGGCTACTGAATTCAAAGCTGCTAAGAGCAAGATTCAGCAAGAAATGTCAGCCTAA
- a CDS encoding HAD-IA family hydrolase — MSLEAEKLLTTAGWKLVALTNGSEDSTHKLLERANALEDFGSIFCCDAIQKTKPHPDVYALAKQDVKGDIWMVAAHAWDIAGAACAGLRTAFINKEEKDYLGVYPQPEVVASDLVEAANRIVEG; from the coding sequence CTGTCGTTAGAAGCCGAAAAGCTTCTAACGACAGCAGGCTGGAAGCTAGTCGCCCTCACCAACGGCAGTGAGGACTCCACCCACAAGCTGCTGGAACGAGCCAATGCTCTTGAGGACTTCGGCAGCATCTTCTGCTGTGATGCTATCCAAAAGACGAAGCCGCACCCGGATGTCTACGCCTTGGCGAAGCAGGATGTCAAGGGCGATATCTGGATGGTTGCTGCTCATGCCTGGGACATTGCAGGTGCCGCCTGCGCGGGTTTGCGAACTGCTTTCATTAATAAGGAGGAGAAGGACTATCTCGGTGTTTACCCGCAACCGGAGGTAGTCGCTAGTGATTTGGTTGAAGCAGCGAACCGGATCGTGGAGGGATGA
- a CDS encoding DUF433 domain-containing protein produces MSYRDIITIEPDKRGGKPCVRRMRITVYDVLGWLAAGMSHAEILEDFPELTEEDIRACLEFAADREHRLVASVGAA; encoded by the coding sequence ATGAGCTATCGCGATATTATTACGATTGAGCCAGATAAGCGAGGCGGTAAGCCCTGTGTGCGACGAATGCGAATCACAGTGTACGATGTGCTAGGGTGGCTTGCTGCTGGTATGTCCCATGCCGAGATTTTAGAAGACTTTCCTGAATTGACAGAAGAAGACATTAGAGCCTGCCTAGAATTTGCCGCCGATCGCGAACATCGTTTAGTTGCTTCGGTGGGTGCTGCTTGA
- a CDS encoding SDR family NAD(P)-dependent oxidoreductase — translation MDNQNSLILIAMSVGALLVVLWVVRRWWREHHQYDLAGKTVLLTGGSRGLGLVMARQLVQQGARLAICARDRAELERARNELEQQGGQVLALPCDVTNKSQVEQMVQQVGDRFGQIDVLINNAGTDLVAPMDVLTMEDYDDLMKLHFWAPLYTTYAVLPEMRQRKAGRIVNISSIGGKVVSPHMLAYCASKFALTGLSEGMRAELAKDGIPVTTVCPGFIRTGVIDHAMFKGQHRKEYTWFSIADSLPLISTSAENVARHTIAAFRHGDAEVIVPFPAWLSAKLFALFPGLNSTLLGWANRLLPGTGGIGTERALGKDSHSFLSPSVLTTLSERAARRNNEIATEKADGAGANGQVETERSASLVRYAQSHEQVEAQQASATEAESSGITARSPSPSPEPAIAEDDQSAFPLIEPSHAPAEIQAGLSEIQSTLGIPWTPASWRAYAMYPSVMQLFWERLKPATQTESFLESAIAITEQIYRDTSDWYQPGYQIDMDEAQRHQIQRVLNAFTFGNPQLLIQQIALSRTLAGEVVGQEGNGNARRGANSYQHTEIQLIGEQSVREMSADMQQVYRDIKQTLGVPIVNSDYQALARWSPFFLAAWEDIKLWRKRPEYQLLKQDIVRRAEQAASRLRPAVAIGEREVRDLLDNPEDFEQIQQTVEMFKDVLPELIVQDALFHMGLANLQSVTKL, via the coding sequence ATGGATAATCAGAATTCTCTTATTCTTATTGCAATGAGCGTCGGCGCTTTGCTCGTCGTGCTTTGGGTGGTGAGAAGATGGTGGCGCGAACATCATCAATACGATCTCGCAGGCAAGACGGTGCTGCTGACGGGGGGTTCTCGCGGACTGGGTTTGGTGATGGCACGCCAGTTGGTGCAGCAAGGAGCGCGTTTGGCAATTTGTGCGCGCGATCGCGCAGAACTGGAAAGGGCGCGTAATGAATTAGAGCAGCAGGGTGGACAAGTATTGGCTTTGCCTTGCGATGTCACGAATAAATCCCAAGTTGAGCAGATGGTGCAGCAGGTAGGCGATCGCTTCGGTCAGATTGATGTCCTCATCAACAACGCAGGCACCGACCTAGTAGCGCCAATGGACGTATTGACGATGGAGGACTACGACGACTTGATGAAGCTGCATTTCTGGGCACCGCTATACACCACGTATGCAGTTCTGCCGGAAATGCGTCAACGAAAAGCTGGGCGCATCGTGAATATCTCTTCCATCGGTGGCAAGGTAGTTTCCCCACATATGTTGGCGTATTGTGCCAGCAAATTTGCCTTAACGGGTTTGTCTGAAGGGATGCGGGCAGAACTGGCAAAAGACGGGATTCCTGTAACAACAGTATGTCCCGGTTTCATCCGCACAGGCGTGATAGACCACGCTATGTTCAAAGGTCAGCACCGCAAGGAGTATACCTGGTTCAGCATTGCTGATTCCTTGCCCTTGATATCGACCAGTGCTGAAAATGTTGCTCGTCACACCATTGCTGCATTTCGACATGGTGATGCAGAGGTAATTGTGCCATTTCCAGCTTGGTTAAGTGCCAAACTCTTTGCACTCTTTCCAGGACTTAATTCCACTCTGCTGGGTTGGGCGAATCGGTTGTTACCTGGAACAGGTGGCATTGGTACCGAACGCGCTTTGGGAAAAGACAGTCACTCATTTCTGTCGCCTTCCGTGTTAACCACCTTGAGCGAACGAGCGGCACGTCGAAACAACGAGATTGCAACCGAGAAGGCAGATGGCGCGGGAGCAAATGGGCAGGTTGAAACTGAGCGATCAGCTTCGCTGGTGCGCTACGCGCAATCGCATGAACAGGTAGAAGCACAACAAGCCTCCGCAACAGAGGCTGAATCCTCTGGAATTACTGCGCGATCGCCATCGCCATCGCCGGAACCAGCGATCGCAGAAGACGACCAATCAGCATTCCCGTTGATCGAACCGTCCCACGCACCCGCTGAAATTCAAGCTGGTTTAAGCGAGATTCAATCCACGTTAGGCATTCCTTGGACACCGGCTTCCTGGCGTGCTTATGCCATGTATCCATCGGTGATGCAGTTGTTTTGGGAGCGTCTCAAACCGGCGACGCAAACCGAATCATTCTTGGAAAGTGCGATCGCGATTACCGAGCAGATTTACCGCGATACCAGCGATTGGTATCAACCGGGCTATCAAATTGATATGGACGAAGCACAACGGCATCAGATCCAGAGAGTCCTGAATGCGTTCACCTTTGGTAATCCCCAATTGCTGATTCAGCAAATTGCCTTGAGCCGAACCCTAGCAGGCGAAGTGGTTGGTCAGGAGGGCAATGGCAATGCTCGTCGCGGAGCCAATTCATATCAGCACACAGAAATTCAACTGATAGGGGAACAGTCTGTTCGGGAGATGTCGGCAGATATGCAACAGGTATATCGAGACATCAAACAAACTCTGGGTGTACCGATTGTCAACTCCGACTACCAGGCATTAGCCCGATGGTCTCCATTTTTCCTGGCAGCATGGGAAGACATCAAGCTGTGGCGGAAGCGACCAGAATATCAGCTTCTCAAGCAAGATATTGTACGCCGAGCAGAGCAAGCTGCCAGTCGTCTGCGTCCCGCTGTTGCGATTGGTGAGCGGGAAGTGCGCGATCTATTAGATAATCCCGAAGATTTCGAGCAGATTCAGCAGACCGTGGAAATGTTCAAGGATGTTTTGCCGGAATTGATTGTACAAGATGCCCTATTTCACATGGGTCTGGCAAATCTTCAATCGGTCACTAAACTTTGA
- a CDS encoding sensor histidine kinase: protein MDFSQLLVEKIDAIAKNWVEAIRSDRQISSTDDLPRSAIQNHIPDVLKAMATVLCQSQENDIQSIVENSLHHGVLRAEQGFAPTEIAREYRLLRQTIFSTLEADLLEGTVPEVMRAYNVIDATIDEAIAQCFKSYVEERLQELQQVQSQVELTNQELTRLVKANQDNLSQLAHELKNPLNSIIGYSELMLRSSRKNVEVQDNFPNLEHIERVLRNSRHLLRLINDTLEISRYSAGKIELHPERIDVRSLINNVVEMLEPLAAAKELQIVVDCDSASADSFDTRAPEKVLTDPLRLQQIVTNLLSNAIRYTETGSVQLTCQMLSDNRWSIAVSDTGVGISPEDQARVFDPFFQAGTSDRIPDSTGLGLAIVAQLVNLMQGKIELASEVGVGSTFTVILPLEVKTLESIS, encoded by the coding sequence ATGGATTTTAGCCAATTGCTCGTTGAAAAAATAGACGCGATCGCCAAAAACTGGGTTGAAGCAATCCGTTCGGATAGGCAGATTTCCAGCACTGACGATTTACCCCGCTCAGCTATACAGAATCATATTCCCGATGTGCTAAAGGCGATGGCAACTGTGCTTTGCCAGTCGCAGGAAAACGATATTCAGTCCATCGTTGAGAACAGCTTGCATCATGGCGTTCTGCGGGCTGAACAAGGTTTCGCTCCTACAGAAATTGCGCGAGAGTATCGTCTACTGCGACAGACGATCTTTTCCACTTTAGAGGCAGATTTACTAGAGGGTACGGTTCCCGAAGTGATGCGAGCTTACAATGTGATTGACGCGACCATCGACGAAGCGATCGCCCAATGCTTCAAAAGTTATGTAGAGGAGCGATTGCAAGAACTACAGCAGGTGCAAAGTCAGGTAGAGTTAACCAATCAAGAACTAACTCGCTTGGTAAAAGCGAATCAGGATAATCTCTCTCAACTAGCCCACGAACTTAAAAATCCTCTGAATTCGATTATTGGCTACTCGGAGCTGATGTTACGCTCTTCACGAAAGAATGTTGAAGTTCAAGACAATTTCCCGAATCTGGAACACATTGAGCGAGTGCTACGCAATAGCAGACACTTACTGCGCCTGATCAACGATACCCTGGAAATCTCCCGGTATTCAGCAGGGAAAATAGAACTGCACCCAGAACGAATAGATGTACGCTCTTTAATCAACAATGTAGTTGAAATGTTGGAGCCTTTGGCTGCTGCCAAAGAGCTACAAATTGTGGTCGATTGTGATTCGGCTAGTGCCGATAGTTTTGATACACGCGCTCCTGAAAAAGTGCTAACAGACCCTTTGCGATTACAGCAAATTGTCACGAATCTTCTAAGCAACGCGATTCGCTACACAGAGACAGGAAGTGTCCAATTAACGTGTCAGATGCTATCTGATAACCGCTGGTCTATTGCAGTGAGCGACACCGGAGTTGGGATTTCTCCAGAAGACCAGGCGCGGGTTTTTGACCCCTTCTTTCAAGCTGGAACTAGCGATCGCATACCCGATAGCACTGGCTTAGGTTTGGCAATTGTCGCGCAACTGGTAAACCTAATGCAAGGCAAAATTGAGCTGGCATCCGAGGTTGGAGTTGGCTCCACCTTCACCGTCATCTTGCCGCTAGAAGTGAAAACCCTGGAATCAATTTCTTGA
- a CDS encoding aldo/keto reductase — MSESTSNSAMVYRTLGSTGERVSAIGLGGWHIGLKYVDEQLGIRIVRTAIDRGITFMDNSWDYNGGVSEIRMGKALRDGYRDKVFLMTKIDGRSKKEATRQLDESLQRLQVDCIDLVQHHEILRFEDPHRVFDPEGANAALIEARQAGKLRYIGFTGHKDPQIHLHMLEVAASYGFKFDAAQLPLNVMDAHYRSFGKLVVPELVKQDIGILGMKSMANGILLRSNTVTPIECLHYALNLPTSVVITGIDSMEILDQAFEAVRTFQPMNEDQVRSLLAKTAEAASRGEFEPFKTSSIFDSTAQNLDWLGEEPQRIQQLMPT, encoded by the coding sequence ATGTCAGAAAGTACGTCAAACTCAGCAATGGTATACCGAACTCTTGGCAGCACAGGAGAGAGGGTTTCTGCGATCGGATTGGGTGGTTGGCACATTGGATTGAAGTATGTTGATGAGCAACTGGGTATCCGGATTGTTCGCACTGCGATCGACCGTGGCATCACCTTTATGGATAACAGTTGGGATTACAACGGTGGAGTCAGCGAGATTCGCATGGGGAAAGCTCTCCGCGATGGCTACCGAGACAAAGTATTCCTGATGACAAAAATTGACGGTCGCTCCAAGAAAGAAGCCACAAGACAGCTAGACGAATCACTCCAACGCCTGCAAGTTGATTGCATCGATCTCGTCCAGCACCACGAAATCCTCCGGTTCGAGGACCCACATCGAGTTTTCGATCCAGAAGGGGCAAATGCCGCCTTAATTGAGGCGCGGCAAGCTGGCAAACTCCGATATATTGGCTTCACTGGACACAAAGACCCCCAGATTCATCTGCATATGCTGGAAGTTGCAGCCAGTTATGGGTTTAAATTTGATGCAGCTCAGTTGCCACTCAATGTGATGGATGCACACTACCGAAGCTTTGGGAAGCTGGTTGTGCCAGAACTGGTTAAACAGGACATCGGCATTCTTGGCATGAAAAGCATGGCAAACGGGATTTTGTTACGGTCAAATACGGTAACGCCAATTGAGTGTCTGCACTATGCGCTGAATCTACCTACATCGGTTGTGATTACGGGAATTGACAGCATGGAGATTCTCGATCAAGCGTTTGAGGCGGTGCGGACGTTCCAGCCAATGAATGAGGATCAGGTGCGATCGCTGTTAGCAAAAACGGCAGAAGCGGCATCACGCGGCGAGTTTGAGCCATTCAAAACTTCATCAATTTTCGACAGCACTGCCCAGAATCTAGATTGGCTGGGAGAGGAGCCACAGCGCATCCAGCAATTGATGCCAACGTGA
- the phaA gene encoding acetyl-CoA acetyltransferase PhaA has translation MQEAYIVSAVRTPLGRFGGALAGFSPVELGAHVMQAALDRAEVSGEALDLYIFGNVLRAGHGQSLPRQAAFKTGIPQTVNGYAVDMVCSSGMMSVMNAATAIRSREAEMVLAGGMESMSQTGFFLSHRARWGYKMLLGAPEQLSDILLYDGLTDSTTGETMGEQAERLAEAYQVTRDDLDEVALYSQARAAIATENGWFNKEIAPIKIEGKKGLQLVDKDEGIRPETTLQSLAKLKPAFREDGVFTAGNSSQISDGAAGLVLASKTAVERYKLKPIARILGGASIGGETWRFPEVPILAVNKLLDKLKMRIYDFDLFENNEAFALSSVLFNRKLGIPYEKLNVYGGAIALGHPIGASGARIIVTLLNALQERNGQMGLASVCHGTGGGTAIAIERL, from the coding sequence ATGCAAGAAGCCTATATTGTCTCGGCAGTACGCACGCCGCTTGGTCGGTTTGGAGGTGCCTTAGCGGGTTTTTCCCCAGTAGAATTAGGTGCCCACGTCATGCAAGCGGCGTTGGATCGGGCGGAAGTTTCGGGGGAAGCTTTAGACCTGTATATCTTTGGTAACGTACTCAGGGCGGGACACGGGCAGTCATTACCCCGTCAGGCAGCTTTCAAAACCGGGATTCCCCAGACGGTGAACGGGTATGCAGTGGATATGGTGTGTTCGTCGGGAATGATGAGCGTGATGAACGCCGCCACGGCTATCCGCTCTAGGGAAGCGGAAATGGTACTTGCGGGTGGTATGGAATCCATGTCCCAGACAGGGTTTTTCCTATCGCATCGAGCCAGATGGGGGTATAAAATGCTACTGGGTGCGCCAGAGCAACTCAGCGATATTTTGCTTTACGACGGTCTTACCGATTCCACGACCGGCGAAACGATGGGAGAGCAAGCTGAGCGGCTGGCAGAAGCTTACCAAGTGACGCGGGATGATTTGGACGAAGTAGCGCTATATTCACAAGCTAGGGCAGCGATCGCAACCGAGAACGGCTGGTTCAACAAGGAGATCGCACCAATAAAAATAGAGGGCAAAAAAGGATTGCAACTCGTGGACAAAGATGAGGGAATTCGCCCCGAAACCACCTTGCAGAGCCTTGCCAAGCTAAAGCCTGCTTTTAGGGAAGATGGGGTGTTCACGGCTGGAAACAGCAGTCAGATATCCGATGGAGCCGCAGGTTTAGTTTTGGCAAGCAAAACGGCGGTAGAACGCTATAAGCTCAAACCTATAGCTCGCATCCTTGGGGGAGCGTCGATAGGTGGAGAAACTTGGCGCTTCCCAGAAGTTCCGATTCTGGCAGTCAACAAGCTTTTAGACAAGCTCAAGATGAGAATCTACGACTTTGACTTGTTCGAGAACAACGAGGCTTTTGCTTTAAGCAGCGTGCTGTTCAACCGAAAGCTGGGCATTCCTTACGAGAAGCTGAATGTCTATGGAGGAGCGATCGCGCTGGGGCATCCCATCGGCGCTTCCGGGGCGCGAATCATCGTCACCCTGCTCAACGCCTTGCAGGAGCGAAATGGGCAGATGGGACTGGCATCGGTGTGTCATGGTACTGGTGGCGGGACTGCGATCGCAATTGAGCGGCTTTGA
- a CDS encoding response regulator transcription factor produces the protein MVSSQAQAKRILLVDDLEDNVSLLEAILAEEGYEIDSARNGKSALAKIEASPPDLILMDAMMPGMDGYEVTRRVRENTKLPFIPILMITASENASIPQGLELGANDFIRKPIDFEELMARIKASLRLKTIVNPAQ, from the coding sequence ATGGTGTCGTCTCAAGCTCAAGCTAAACGCATTTTATTGGTTGATGATCTAGAGGATAATGTATCCCTCCTAGAGGCGATTTTGGCGGAAGAAGGGTATGAGATTGATAGCGCTAGAAATGGTAAGTCAGCGTTAGCCAAGATAGAAGCATCGCCACCGGACTTAATATTGATGGATGCCATGATGCCAGGAATGGATGGCTATGAAGTAACTCGCCGTGTTCGGGAAAATACGAAACTTCCTTTTATTCCGATTCTGATGATTACAGCAAGTGAGAATGCTAGTATCCCTCAAGGATTAGAGCTAGGAGCTAATGACTTCATTCGGAAGCCGATTGATTTTGAGGAGTTAATGGCAAGAATTAAAGCATCTTTACGATTGAAAACCATCGTTAATCCTGCTCAATAA
- a CDS encoding WD40 repeat domain-containing protein, translating to MLNCKKFSIIFIVSLVAIAATIYFKTRETRKVIELGRIHQSVINGFLFSPDGKIIATYNDREVTLWNLEAEQIRTLSSDTTKAKIKSFVFSPDGQLMVTASNTGVTLWNTQGKQLWTSPFITQDYYHIPVVDFHPDGKMIVARGNKEVKLWNLNGEEIQTLHHKETIEAFRFSLDGQTIATLSPQEVKLWSRSGEERQILKRSGLTTPLRVSTKGYGSFDYVSFSPDGRTIITIDSGNVNLWSQEGKLLRNLSTLMAANVAPNSNNTAILTLHPQGARLWNYQGKLLYFFKHLDMSYTSQGISWSPDNQIVATAGSSGVTLWNAEDGKRIQTLPRISLWNILENIDHHSCEAVSFSSNGQIIAAICKFPGTGVFSPGVFQDGLRLWSRDGQELWTPDENGYDSYVFSPDSQTLAVKHEGQLILLKLSVRKR from the coding sequence ATGCTTAATTGCAAAAAATTTTCAATTATATTTATAGTTTCGCTAGTTGCGATCGCTGCTACGATTTACTTTAAAACTCGTGAAACTCGGAAAGTTATTGAGCTTGGGCGAATACATCAGTCTGTGATTAACGGCTTCCTATTTAGCCCAGATGGAAAAATAATTGCTACTTATAATGATCGCGAAGTGACCCTATGGAATCTTGAAGCAGAACAAATTCGGACATTATCATCTGATACAACAAAAGCTAAAATCAAGAGTTTCGTATTTAGTCCAGATGGGCAACTGATGGTAACTGCTAGTAATACTGGAGTGACTTTGTGGAACACTCAAGGAAAGCAATTGTGGACATCACCCTTCATAACTCAGGATTATTATCATATTCCTGTTGTAGATTTTCATCCTGATGGGAAGATGATTGTTGCTCGTGGCAACAAGGAAGTGAAACTCTGGAATCTTAACGGTGAGGAAATTCAGACTCTTCACCACAAAGAAACAATTGAGGCTTTCAGATTTAGCTTAGACGGACAAACTATTGCTACGCTTAGTCCTCAAGAGGTGAAGCTTTGGAGTCGCTCTGGGGAGGAGCGTCAGATTCTTAAGAGAAGCGGTCTGACTACTCCTTTGAGAGTTTCTACTAAAGGTTATGGCTCGTTTGACTACGTTAGTTTTAGCCCAGATGGAAGAACAATCATTACTATCGATAGTGGCAACGTAAACTTATGGAGCCAAGAAGGAAAGTTACTTAGAAATTTATCAACTTTAATGGCTGCCAACGTCGCACCTAATTCAAATAATACTGCTATCTTAACCTTGCATCCTCAAGGGGCTAGACTGTGGAATTATCAGGGGAAACTGCTATATTTCTTTAAACATCTTGATATGTCTTATACGAGTCAGGGTATAAGTTGGAGTCCGGATAACCAGATAGTTGCTACGGCTGGGTCAAGCGGGGTAACGCTCTGGAATGCAGAAGATGGAAAGAGAATTCAAACTTTGCCTAGAATATCCTTGTGGAATATTCTTGAGAATATAGACCATCACTCTTGCGAGGCTGTTTCTTTTAGCTCTAATGGCCAGATAATTGCTGCTATATGTAAATTTCCTGGTACTGGTGTTTTCAGTCCTGGTGTTTTCCAAGATGGGCTGAGGTTGTGGAGCCGAGACGGACAAGAACTTTGGACTCCAGATGAAAATGGATATGACAGTTATGTTTTTAGTCCAGATAGCCAAACGCTTGCTGTTAAGCATGAGGGTCAGCTAATTTTATTGAAATTAAGTGTAAGGAAGAGATAG
- the phaB gene encoding acetoacetyl-CoA reductase PhaB: protein MVSLGLEDKVVLVTGGSRGIGAAIVSLLEELGAKVAYTQRSISSTNGQHGAIAIQADVTDKAAMEAVAEQVEQKLGSIYGIVANAGITQDNFFPKLTTQDWDAVIDTNLKGVYYTLMPVIPKMYERKEGSVVCISSISGERGNIGQTNYAATKAAVIGLTKSLALEAARYGVRVNAVSPGFIETDMVKSVPDKVKERIVSEIPLRRFGKPEEVAWAVAFLLSPSASSYVTGEVVRVNGAHHT, encoded by the coding sequence ATGGTGTCTTTGGGACTGGAAGATAAAGTCGTCTTGGTAACGGGTGGTAGTCGAGGGATAGGAGCCGCTATCGTCAGTCTCTTGGAGGAGCTGGGAGCTAAGGTAGCTTACACCCAGCGCAGTATTAGCTCTACCAATGGTCAGCATGGAGCGATCGCAATCCAAGCTGATGTAACCGACAAGGCAGCGATGGAAGCAGTAGCAGAACAGGTTGAACAGAAACTAGGGTCGATTTATGGAATTGTGGCGAATGCTGGGATTACCCAAGACAACTTTTTTCCCAAACTGACGACCCAAGACTGGGATGCCGTAATTGACACTAACTTGAAAGGAGTTTACTACACCTTGATGCCCGTTATCCCCAAAATGTACGAGCGGAAAGAAGGCTCTGTGGTTTGCATTAGCTCGATTTCGGGTGAACGGGGAAACATCGGTCAAACTAACTACGCCGCAACCAAGGCAGCTGTGATTGGTTTAACCAAGTCCCTCGCTTTAGAAGCGGCTCGTTATGGGGTACGAGTCAACGCTGTATCACCGGGATTTATTGAGACTGATATGGTTAAGTCGGTTCCAGATAAGGTGAAAGAGCGCATTGTGTCCGAGATTCCGCTTCGTCGCTTCGGTAAGCCAGAGGAGGTTGCTTGGGCAGTTGCATTCCTGCTTTCGCCGAGCGCTAGCAGCTACGTTACTGGCGAAGTGGTGAGAGTCAACGGCGCTCATCACACTTGA